From Fusarium musae strain F31 chromosome 8, whole genome shotgun sequence:
TCCTTCGTTGACGAAGCTCAGGAAGATGCTCTTTCGGAGGGCGTGAGTTTCGGGTTTGGCTAGTGGAAGGAGAGACACTGGTGGTGCACCGAATGTGACGCAGTGTATCCTCTTGAAACAATTCGTCAAGACGTTGAGTTCACTCTCTGCCGCATTCGTCTGGGCTACCATATGCGAGTAAAGCAACGCAGCAATAGCACCACCAGCCGAATGCCCCGTGATCAGGAGACTGAACGTCGAGCGCTTGGGATCctcttgaagaagctgtctcAATCTCGCAGCTACCGGGCGAACCATCTTCTTGGCAACGGAGAGAAAGCCGGCGTGGCACAAGTTTCCAGGATCGTCGAGGAAGTTGAGCGGGCTGATTGGTGCAGAGTTGAGATTGACAGCCCAGTCCATGAAACTTGCTGTGCCGCGGATGGCGAAGACGATGGTGTTCATGTCGTCCATGGAAACGGACTTGATGCAGGTCTGCCTGGGGCCAGCGAGCCAGTCGGATGAGACGTGGGCGTCTCGTTCGGTGCCGCGAGGTCTTTCGTAGACGCGCTGGGAGTACTGAGCGGCGAGACAAAGGAGAGGCCATGTAGGCATGTGTCTGTTTCCTCCCGTTAGAAGAGAATTGAAGCTGAAGGGATATACATACAGAGATAGTGGTGGTAGTGTCAACGGAAGCTTGGAGTTTGCGTATTGTTCGACTTTGGAGAAATAATTGCCCGACACCACAGACGCAGCAACATTGCACGAGGACTTTTCCTTGTTCTTTGTCTTGCCCATACCCTTGTCGACTTGATCCGTCTTTTGCTCCTGATTTGTGACGGCACAGTTGAAGAGCTTACTCTCATTGCCCTGAACCTTCTCATGATCAATAAGCGTCATTATATCGTTGAACCGATCATACAGCGCATTCGTCGACTGAGCAATCTGCGCACATCCATGCCAAGCCGATAACCCATCGTCGTAGAGTTGCGGTGGAAGTGATTCCTTTGCCAGATTCACCATGGAGCCCGTGAATCGGTTCAACGACGATGAGAGGGTCTGGTGTGAGTTTGTAGTGGCGAGATGATGCGGTGGTGTAAACGCAGACAAGTTGGCGTGCGATTGCTGCGATCCGAGATGATAGTGATTGTTGATCACCACCGGTTGAGTGCTGAAGCCCGGCGGTGCTGGGAGATAGCCAGCAGGCTGAAAGTGAGGCTGTGATTGAGACGCATGGTGCTGATTATACGGAAGAGCAGGTCTCAACGCCGCAGTATTCGGGTGTACGTTTCCTGGGTAGGGCGGCGGTTCAATCTGAGGTCTTGCAGGACGAAAGACATTTGGAGGGTCTGTTATCTTGGGCTTAGAAGAAGCTATCGTTTTATTGTTTTTCGTTcccttcttggacttcttgcttgacttcttgggcttggtgCCGCCAAAAAGCCAAAAGGCCATCGTGACGTGGGGGGAGTTTTTCAGGCGCGAGGGTTGTTTTACATTGCCATCGGAGAtaaggaagaaaagagaaacagTAAACAaagagtgaagaagatggcgagaatCATGAGAAAGGTCACTCACACATGACCCAGACCAGGCCAGGCCGAGGGTAGGATATTCTTAGCAACAGCTCTGATTGAGTGCTTCGCTGGCGGGGCCTTCTCAGCCCGGTCGATCATTCCCCTGTCGAACCATCCGCCGTCAATATAACACACGCATTCATCCCCCTGTAAATAGAGGAATACTGGTTGAGTTATTCTGTCTATTAGATAAGAAAGCCCTTAGCGAACCTCACTAAACAAGCGGAAGCTGTTGCCCCCCTGCAAAACAACCGCCATTCGTTGGCCGCTAACCAATCAGTGACATACAGTCAAGGATGACTCTAAAGAGCGACGACATTGGATGGAGGTGCAGCTGAATTGCAGCTTTGGTTACTAGGATCAGTTCAAGTCGGCGGCAATGGGGGATAAAGCCCTATGGCTGGGTGACTCGAtgattgcattgcattgcattgtcTGAGGCGAAAAACTGGCAGAAAGGGCATGTGAAATTGGGAATTGCACGAGTTGGGCTTTGGAGTTTGAGACATTGGATTGGGGGTGACGTGATGGAGAGGCTGTGTTGAAAGGGTGGGTTAGTTGGTGGACTTGGTGGAGGttaagaaaacaccgaaccttacttaatataaggtgtcaaaataaacttagcaaagggcaccctaagcttaggctaaatttgcCTGATATTTTCATctcttagggtcaaggtcctgagttttctttcctcccctaggttGGCTTGATGGCCTCGTTAGGGTCGGAATAGTTGAACTAGGAATTAGAGGAGCGAAAATTAATTAGGCAAGATTGTCATAGAGTCTGCCAAGGTTATCATTTTATCCTGTCTCTGTGCAAATATTTATGTCAGCCAGGTAGAGGTCACTGGTGGTGACACTATCCTAAGTTTATGCTTAAAAGAGCCCATACGCACTAAAGCTCCATAACACCTCCTTTGTGACCTCCATACTTACTCCATAGACATGCATTCTGTGTCTTGACTACCCGCGATCTTGATATGCAGCTCAAAAACCCTCCGACCCAGTCCCTCAACCGACGCAACCTTGGCTGCCAAATGCCTTCCGTCATAACTCATATTATCCTCCGCCCAGTCATTCCCGAAAGAGGAAGGGAATAGTGCCTTCGGACCTGATGGCTGCGGAATCTCGAGCTTCTCATATACAGCTAGACAAAGCCGCGACCGCTGGTTCTTCATGCGCCTCTGGATCTCGCCTGCACTGAGCCCGTCAATCTCGCCATAGAGCTGGTTTGGCTGGAGATCTTCAGTTGAAGTCCGGGCGTGTTGTATGAAGCTGGGAAGATCAAAGACCCGGCACCACAGATGCCACGGAGATGGATCGGTATTCCCTTGGAGCACTTCGCGATGTATACCCCATATGACAGCCGTGTACGCAAATCGACCAACACCTTGCCTGCTTGGCCCTTGATCCAAGTTTGATGTTTCCGGGACCTCAAGCATAAAATTAACAAAGTGAATGCCGCCAAAATATCTCTCACCGTCCACTTTGTGTTGGCACTTCTGAAAAGCCCAGCGTGACGGTATCTGGGTGGCGCGACCTCGGTAACGGCTGAACGGAGGGTGGCTGCCTCCGCTGTCCATGGTAAAATCCAGCTTCTGCTTATCCAAAACAAAATACACCGGGCCAGTCTCCGGACCCTCCTCAGGAGAAGGACCGGCGGTTGCGTTGATAGGGCTTTGTTGAAGCAGAATGCTGATGTCCTTCTTGGTGGCCTCGTCGAGGGTTGGGGTGAGCGACAAACGTCGATCGACTTCGCCAATTGATGACTCTACAACGAACGAACCTCCAGTTATCCTGGGATTGACGGGAACAATATGCTGATGATATACTCTTCGGTACATATCGACAGTTCCCATATACTCTAGCAGCAAGGCAGGTCGCACAAGATAATCATCGTCGTATGCAAGATGCATTATACCCAGCCACAGATTTCGAGAAGGAGTCTGAGTTCCGTCCGGCACCACCTTGCAAGGACAAATCCACAGGCTGGTACGTATAGCTGTATCAGTGATCTCCATGGTAGCCAAATTGCCGAGGAAATTCGCCTCATACTTCTTGTCGACCCTGTTGAAGACCCGGCGGCCAAGAATGTGAACAGGCTCCTTGAAGGCACTGGATGAAGGAGCCAAACAGCCTGGTGCAAACCCTTGAGGTGCAACATCAGGCCGAGCGCGCCATAGCAGGACTGACTGGTCTTTTGACTGCCGGACGATGGCCTCTTGAAGACGCAAGAATGCCTTGTCACCTTCGCCATATAGCAAGGGCATGTTTAAGTTGAAGAGACCGAGGAGGCAATAGGCCGCATCTTCTTTGCGCGTCGTGATACGGGACGATGCCCAGCTCATTTTTATGGAGACGGCGAAGGAGTCTAAAGTCTGAGGGAGTGTGTCAAGTCCTTGACATCCAGTACAGATACCGTCGCGAACTGCAAAAACAGAATGCCCTATAAAGCTTGGGCATGTACACCGCGGTTCTCGAAACAACTGCGGCCAGATGCCAGTTCTTTTGCAAATACGATCGAGAAGCGTACCGTCTCTCGAACCGAAGCTGATCCAGTTCTTGTCGTAAAACTCAACATTTCGTGGTGCTATGAGCTCCTGCAAGGTCCATCCTCTGGTAAACCACAGGCTATCGAAGAAAGAAGTCTCTGATTCATCGAGGATAACATATCTCTCAACCTGGTCGTACTTAATAATCTTGCTGTTGAGAGTAGTGTCGAAATCGTCGAGGTAGACATAGCATTTTGCTGACTGCTGATACCACCTGAACATGGAGTTGATGGCCTCTGAGAGCTCTGCGCTGCTAGTTTTGTCGATGCAGCATGTGTCGACCCAGACATAGGATAAACCATCTTTATCGGCCCGGTAAAGAAGATCCCAGATCTTGGAGAATGACTGACGGCCCTGTAAGTCCTGTAGTGACCCTTGTGTTAGGTCTTGAAAGGTGATTTCGTCTCTCCCCCACCGATGCGATAGAATCCCGTATGGTGGGACCTCATTCTCGTCGCCGAAGAAGCTCTCGAGCCGTTCATCGACCACATTCAAAAGCCGCATCGTGTAATCAAAAATGCCGGTATCAGATGATGTAAGAATTGATGATCCTGTATTGACCTAAAAGTTGAGATGGAATTTGCAAAGAGGCTGATGAAGGACATCGCCCAacgaggctctcaagaaggCATTCTTGGGGCAACTGCAGGCTGTTTCAGTGCAGAGGAGGCAAAAAAAACCCAGGACGCTTATTTCatatgacaaaaagacttgggtagATTCAGTGCAAGTTTAGTGTGCACTTGGTAGGTCCCAAAGCAACTATTTTTGGCACCTTGGGAGTTTTCTTGCTGCCTGGGCAGTgcttaccttaggtagtaggtaggtaggtaccttactgcAACCTGGTACCAATACGTACAGGCCACCTCAGGCAGGACTGACTGTTGCACTGTCGCACAACAAGCGAGAAGTCAAGAATCTCTTAGAGAATACGAATAGTTCCATCTAAAGCATTTTAATGCATAAAATAACTGTCAAGGTAGATCCATATTATATCGTTGTTAGAGAATTTAGCATTACTCAGGACGAGTGAGTAGTAGACCTCTCAAAACTGAACGTCTCGATGCCACAGGTTCATATCCGGATGAGAATAGGAAACTCTACCTGGTCCTGGATCGTAATTATGATAAAGCTAGATACAAAGAATTTAGAATTGTTGGTTGAACATCGCATGCATTTAATACGCATATCGTTATTACATAAAAGAGTGACTCCTGCAGGGTgccagtcatcatcatcagtccAATGTTCGATCATACACAACAGTGAAATCGCTTATTCGAACACTCCCATATAAAGCTACACATGACTCTCTGTTCAACCTCCTGAGCATCTTCCCTCCACCTGATGAAACGACATAGCACGCGGATGGCCGAGGTGGTATCATCACCTCTTCAATCAGACCAACGGGTGTATCAATTCGCCAACTACAGACCAACATTAGCAGATTATCTCGCACATCACACACTGAATCAAAATCGGAGAGAATTCACTCACACCAAAAGTCGCGATCTGCACAGCTTTCAGTCCCAACTTGACTGCCATGCCGTCTTCGCAATCCTCACAAAGGAAGATGATACGGAAGCCCGCccacatcttcatcttctccttgccGCATCCACAGGTCGGAGCGTCAGTTGCTTCTTTGATTACATACTTGACGCCTGCGACTGCAAGTGCTGGGATAAGATGGAAGACCATGTTGATCTTTTCTTTATGTGGATAATGTCTTGAGGGAGAGGGGGGTTGGTGGGTTGAATGAATAGAGATCTGTCTCTATCAGTAGCTTAGCGAGAGAGATCAATGTCGGATTGAAGGGCTTGTGAATTATGTATCCGAGGTGTATGAGTTAACTCTTTGTGTCTTGGTTTGAGCAAGATGAGTCTCTTTCGTGAGAGGCAATCtcaagtatatataattgtCATCTGGTAATGCGAGGCTGAATCTAGACACTGTTTGGCGTGCAACCACAATATTGTGACCCCAATATATCTACAGAAATGCGTTCCATACGCAGCTCTCGGGCCTCTGCTCAGTATGCTTGCTGATAAGGTTATTTCATGAAGCAAGGATAGGCCTGTGAGATGGTGGTATCGGTTAGACAATAGCCGCCCTTCAAGACGCCAAATATTTACAGAAAGCCTATACATAAGCGAGCTGAAGAGTGACTGAAGAGTGACTTCAAAGGCGGCGATTGTAAAGCAGTTGAAGTGTTGTATCGCTCATGTAGGTCGTCCACTACACTAATGGAAGGCTGTAGTCGTCTAAAACCGCTAGTTTGACAGAACGCCCATGCATGGCCAACTAACGAACAGTGCCCGTCCATTAGCTACCCTGTTTAAGGCTGAAAGCTTCTTTAGAGTGAACGCTCTCCTCTTTAGGACGGGGACAAGGCACAACTGTGTCTTTGCCCGGGCACTTTGGGCGCGTTGATAGACTACGTAGTTTCCCCGGTATTCCCGTAATCTCGTATAAGTCTTGGTTTCAGGTATTatgtatatatttatatattcttgATACTCCCTCTATCACGAACCCGCTCGCACTCCCTGCCGTAAACTCGTCTCAATTATCTCAGACTTTCGGCTGTAGAACCTATCTATTCCAGCATCCCTCGCAAGCAACTCGCATCACTTGCCATTCATCCAAGTCAAACATGTCTTCAGAAACTCCCCCACCCCCTCCAAAGGTCGAATATCCCACCAGCGTCGACAAACCTGAGCTTACAACAGGTGACAACCACACAGTTGGCGTTGACTACAATAATGGCGCCAGCTACGTCGACACAACTACAAATCAGCCAATCCACGACTCTGACGTTCATACGAGATTTTCTGGGTACGGTGATAGTGATGATGGGGACAGTGGTGGTATAGTGGAGgagattgttgatgctgTGACGGATAGCTGTGTGGTGATGTAGGTGGAAGGGCGGGACTACGTTTGAAGC
This genomic window contains:
- a CDS encoding hypothetical protein (EggNog:ENOG41); this translates as MAFWLFGGTKPKKSSKKSKKGTKNNKTIASSKPKITDPPNVFRPARPQIEPPPYPGNVHPNTAALRPALPYNQHHASQSQPHFQPAGYLPAPPGFSTQPVVINNHYHLGSQQSHANLSAFTPPHHLATTNSHQTLSSSLNRFTGSMVNLAKESLPPQLYDDGLSAWHGCAQIAQSTNALYDRFNDIMTLIDHEKVQGNESKLFNCAVTNQEQKTDQVDKGMGKTKNKEKSSCNVAASVVSGNYFSKVEQYANSKLPLTLPPLSLFNSLLTGGNRHMPTWPLLCLAAQYSQRVYERPRGTERDAHVSSDWLAGPRQTCIKSVSMDDMNTIVFAIRGTASFMDWAVNLNSAPISPLNFLDDPGNLCHAGFLSVAKKMVRPVAARLRQLLQEDPKRSTFSLLITGHSAGGAIAALLYSHMVAQTNAAESELNVLTNCFKRIHCVTFGAPPVSLLPLAKPETHALRKSIFLSFVNEGDPVVRADKAYVKSLLDLLASPPPSQRKDPKKSRKKPTWNVPPCTLSNAGRIVVLRSGDIDAKPKDRKTVRERLDEGVVAVTCSEERLRSVIWGDPVCHLMSLYAARIEVLAVRSVTARR
- a CDS encoding hypothetical protein (EggNog:ENOG41) translates to MRLLNVVDERLESFFGDENEVPPYGILSHRWGRDEITFQDLTQGSLQDLQGRQSFSKIWDLLYRADKDGLSYVWVDTCCIDKTSSAELSEAINSMFRWYQQSAKCYVYLDDFDTTLNSKIIKYDQVERYVILDESETSFFDSLWFTRGWTLQELIAPRNVEFYDKNWISFGSRDVRDGICTGCQGLDTLPQTLDSFAVSIKMSWASSRITTRKEDAAYCLLGLFNLNMPLLYGEGDKAFLRLQEAIVRQSKDQSVLLWRARPDVAPQGFAPGCLAPSSSAFKEPVHILGRRVFNRVDKKYEANFLGNLATMEITDTAIRTSLWICPCKVVPDGTQTPSRNLWLGIMHLAYDDDYLVRPALLLEYMGTVDMYRRVYHQHIVPVNPRITGGSFVVESSIGEVDRRLSLTPTLDEATKKDISILLQQSPINATAGPSPEEGPETGPVYFVLDKQKLDFTMDSGGSHPPFSRYRGRATQIPSRWAFQKCQHKVDGERYFGGIHFVNFMLEVPETSNLDQGPSRQGVGRFAYTAVIWGIHREVLQGNTDPSPWHLWCRVFDLPSFIQHARTSTEDLQPNQLYGEIDGLSAGEIQRRMKNQRSRLCLAVYEKLEIPQPSGPKALFPSSFGNDWAEDNMSYDGRHLAAKVASVEGLGRRVFELHIKIAGSQDTECMSME